A region of the Notolabrus celidotus isolate fNotCel1 chromosome 18, fNotCel1.pri, whole genome shotgun sequence genome:
caGACTGTTTTTAGAAACATGTTACACAGCGTCCCTACTTTTTTGCACTCGGTCGCAGAATGATTGTAGAATTTTCACTAGCTGAAAAAGCTTCCGAGCTCAGTTGTTTATTTGTGCAGTATATACATCAACAAATCTCCAAAAGGCTCCAACATTTCAAACCTGGCTGAGAAGTCCAGTTCTAGGACTGTATTTGGCGTGTTGTTGTGACAGACTGTGACACCAAACTGTCACTCAGAGTGACCCTAATTATACATAACTTTAAGCCTTAGTTGTACAAAAATATTCAGACCGTGTATCACTgtaacagagagaaaatgagcgcatgaaaacaaacattttgagccAGGctttgaacatgtttatttttgctctaaagttggacattttaaaCATTGAGCCACAAATGTCGAACAGtcatttattttgtctgctCATCTGTTGGTCTCATAGTTgttgaaagaataaaaaagtaatatGAAGTTGTTAACTTCAGTGGTTGATTCTTTTTAATTGGATTTAAGTCATttttgaagagagacaggaaatgttgggagaagagagtggagggaagacatgcagcaaatggtcatggTTGGGAGTGAGACCGTGACCacttttgagtttgagtttgtctCCTTCTTGTTGCACCGCCCTTTGTTGATTTGCTGCAAAATCTTTGGAATCAAAACGCACCGTTTGTGGTGTCTGAAAATGACGACACGTGAGCAAGCAGACAGGTGAACATGTTCCAGCTGCTCTAAACTGAATACATTATTGGAGCCTTGTAACAACAGTTCAATCAATGAAAAAGCCTGAATCCAAGTCCACATTGAATAACTAGTTCTGAAAAtctgaactgaagtcagatttagGGATTACATCACTGGATCACTTTTttcaccaggcagtcaggatgctgatcTCTCTCGCTTTTctgcctccccccctccccaaaGTGCCCCCCTTTTAGACCAGTCACTGATACCCcccaccaaaatcaacactggggtctgtcatcctcagggctgaacatgcacacactcactctaCCAGACAAATAAGCCGATTCAATTGCACTACAGTCataaagtttttgcactgttttaaacctactttattttattatatgtattagcttatttcttttcactttagcttatctttttcttgctagctctttttttatctgttttcttcatcttgtgtgtattttctatgtttatctgttgtggTCGTTGCTTGGGTCTGAGAAAGAAAcgcaatatcaaatcctctgtatgcctggtgcatactgcagtatttgacaataaagaagactgactttttttaactttgacttTTTAACAGAGGGGCTGTGTCAACCTCATGAACCCTGTGTTATTATGTCTCATTGATCAGCTGTAATAATGTAACGTGCTTcagagtgtgatgtttgtggTCATAGTTTCGTAGTTCGTAGTTGACTTTAATATTGAGCCTCATTATTCTCATCCTGCTGTGACACAGTCGGTGCCTCAGAGTCAGATATGCTGTTGTTTATCAGGGAAGCTGAACTTCTCTGATTATCTGATTGTGTATTGTGGGAAAGTGTTGCGTTCCAGAGGGTGTTTGAAATGAAGCGACTGTGCGGACATCGTTGATTTGCTCACAGGGGGTAAGAAAGCACTTCTCAGTGTTCTGGCTGTCACTTTAAGGGGGGCATTTCAGACAAATTACCCAGTCCCCGGTGTCTTGCTCAGATAGctccaatgtgtgtgtgtgtgtgtgtgtgtgtgtgtgtgtgtgtgtgtgtgtgtgtgtgtgtgtgtgtgtgtgtgagtgtgagtgtgagtgagagagagagagatcgggGGTATGAGCTGAGAATAATAGCGAGCTTCGTGGCGACGGAGCCAGAAGTGTCCAGTTATTAGCATGCTGGTCTGGTCACCGAGGCCCTGCTGCCTTTCTGCTTTAACACAGTCAGACTTTGGGCCTGCTGTTGGCTGGCACCATCTTGAACCCTGCAGGAGATACATCAACAAAAACTTATCCACAGAAAATCTCAGGAAATGGCTGCATTCATGAGGATGACATGTTTGCTTTGAAGCAACAATTGGAGGGAAAAGACCAGCTTCTTTTTAAACTCTGGTTTTATAAATCTTCAGCTTTGGAAACAGACTTGGCAGATTTCTGAACATCTTCCCTCTCTTGGCGGTATCCTGGTGACTACAGTGGCTTTCTAACTGTCAAAGGGAAAAAGTCTCTCGGGGACAAAAGAAACACTTTAACCTTCCTCATCCCTCGGTGCTCAGCATTcctgagcagagcagagcagaaggATCCTCGTCCTCTCAACAGCAACACCACAGGATCCGAAAAATCACTGTAAAGATGCTGAATCTGAACTCACGGGTCGACAACAGCAACAGGAACTCTCTCCAGGACCCGGTGTCACTGAACGTAGGTGGAGAAATTTACACCACTACCCTGGGAACTCTGACACGCTGTCAGGACTCAATGCTGGGCGCTATGTTCAATGGACAGATCCCTGTGCTCAGGGATAACAGAGGAAACGTATTCATAGATCGTGATGGGAAAGTGTTCAGGTACATCCTGAATTACCTGCGCTCCAGCTCTCTGGACCTGCCGGATGGCTTTTCAGAACTGGCACTGCTACGGAGAGAGGCTGACTTCTTCCAGATACGCCCACTGCTGGAGGAGATTCACCAATATGAAGCAAAAGTGCCGCTCAGCCTCAGAGGGGGGCCGCTGGGAGCCATGATCGTGGTGAAGGTAGACTCCAaggtatgtgtgtttttaaagttagacCAGAATGCAGAATTTAAACAAACCAAGTTAGCCAGTCAAATGCAAGAACTGGAACTGTTCAGAGCATAATTGTTCGTAGTGGAAAATGTTTCAAAGCTACAAAACCTTACTTCAGATAATTTGGCATTTTGAAATGACTTCTGGTAATGGTGAGTTTGAGGATTCTTCAACCTCAGCCAGGAGCTTTTACACCCACAAAGGGTGTAACAGCCATTTCATACTCTGTACAAAGACACCAAACTTCATTAATAAGAACTTTAGTCCAGTTAGGACCACTCTAATCAAGATAAtttattatttgcatgcaataagttatatttggctcTGTTCTTGGAGCCCTGCCTACATGGAATGCTAAAGCCTGAGATgggaagagcacacctcccctctcttccatgtgcatacatgaaaagccaaggcagggagagcctCAGCAAAGAACCGGGCATACAGAGCAATGTCGGCATtagtgacaatacatatgacactggtaaaaccagacacagcagaaaaggaggagttggggtgggggggtggaggtgggttgcaaagtggtttgcaggggaagcagcaagagaaggGAGTTTACACAGAACACTCATTTTGCTATCCTCCAACCCAGTATTTGTGTAACAAGctctaacaaaaaaaaagctattgAGACAGTGATCGATGAGTGGGTTCTGTTTTCTCTGAAGTTgatatgtttatttctattaATGGAGTTTGGTGGCTTTGAAACGGGTGACATAAACAAGAAACATGTCTTTTGGCTGATCAGGGGAAAAATCAGAAGACTCTTTAGAGATCTAATCAGCCTGAGTTTAGGTGgatatttttaaaactaaagATGATACTAGCTTCCACTAACCTTTAGGCTGGTGTTTTCTGTATATACTGCTCATGAGCACAGGTGTGTCTGTTTGCTGAGATGCAGAAAAAcaggttctgtgtttgtgtacactCCGGAGAACATGTAGTCAGCAtattcctccctctcctttcaGGTCCGAGTTCTCCACTTTAACTTACGCCACGGGCCAGAAAACTATGAGCTCCGCACATGCTCAGTGCGAGCCTTCTCAGTTGACCTCTTTTGCACCTGGACAGCCTTCCTGGCTCTGCTTTGCGAGCACTTCTCCTACAGAACATCTCAGGGGGTCACGAGCCCCCATCCGTGCAACCCCAGGCAGAGCAGGCTGAAGCTGGATTGGGTGCCAAGACCCGAGGACCTCCCACAGGAGCAGTATGACAAGCAGCGCTACCGAGGCCTGACTGTCTCTAACCCGCCTGAGGTCAACCACTCAGATGACATCATGATCCGGCACTGGAGCCCCTGCGAGATCACCGACATGCAGGGGTTTAtggaggagctgctgaaggTGTCTCTGGCTGAAGGATTCAAGGTTGATCTGGTGATTCCTGATCCAGCTGAAGTTCTTTGCTGTTCCTCTCTGCGGCTGGTCAAGTCCTGAGCTCTGGATTGAACAAACCAAAAGCACTTGAAGAGGACAAATTGATGAACTACGGATGGTCCTACAGTTGTCCTTAGGGATCTAGTTCTTGAATCTAATCTTTATGAGTTAAAATTTTATGtgatataaaaataagaaataattgATCAAATTTTAGATTAAGGTCTTGAAACATTCCATATTAGGGCCCTTTTACTGGTCTCCTGTCATAGCATaaactaaaatgtaaaaatagcctgtattaatgtgaatattttgtataattgctgacattttttgggatatctttctttttcagacTTGTAATCTAAAATATTGCTGTCTCTATTCATAAGTTAAAGTTGTGTCTGTTgcagaaatgttgttgtgtgaaCCTGTAGATGGgaatgctttaaaaacagaagcaACACAGTGATAGTCCTGATCTCTTGTGGATAATACACcaactattgacaagtacctcatacaaccacaccTCAAAACAAGCTATCCCTTCAACATGTACAGTATGAGCATGTAACTGTTGAAACTTTGGTTGTGTTTAAAAACTTACAATAACACTTAAGAATGTGAATGATTTAGTGGACTACACGATTAAATATTGTTACCCTCACTAGTTGACGCCAGAATTACTAGGCGTTTAAACAAGTTAATAATATTTAAGTTCTATGAACCTGAAATGGGGCCATATATCTGAGCTGTAGCGCAGCCACTCCCCACGGAGCGGCTACTAGTGGTTGTAAATAATCAAAGATTACACAGAGCATGGCACAGTTTGCTGCATTTTGAttcagaaaatggagataaagttgtatgaaggCTGGATAACTGGAGTGATACATAATGAACACAGGCAAgaggatgttaacctgcaagggggactgaaggctggtggtgctagctctgctagctGTAGCCACACTGCAGACCAGCTTGACATTGtctacctgcagactctgtgatcctttGTCCAGCAGTGTTAAATatattgtgctcaattttgactgttcTTCTCCGaatgttttctcacctttagagcagtcagaattttaaatttctgtttaaacaactGGCCTATTAGTTACTATGTAACATCCCAAATGAAGATATTGTTGCGATATtaatgtaaatctaaaaaaacaaaacgaaaTCAGTCAAATTAAGGATAGACAAGACAAGGGTGGGGTGACACCTTACTTCATAAACTTTACTAAGAAACGCAACTGACTTAAATACATGATCCATTTCTAATGAAGCTCAAAGTTATGTTTTATCCGTGTCACCAGCCCCGTAAACAAAAACTCAGCATCTTCTTCTGCTTGTGATTCTACATTACACATGGTCCACAAACAGGTGCTGGTTAAGTACCTTGCTTTCATCTGGCATCTCCTCTGACATGTTTTGCTCTACAGTAGAAGCCACTCACTGTGGTATTGGCTCGCTGGTTACTGagtcctcttcttctgctgcttcttcttttttatagcGTGTTGCAGCCAGCCTGATGAATCACTACTGTCCCTACAAGAACCAATTGTCTGCACAATATTACAGTTTGcttatttttagcacaataacaatattttatctttttaaaagacAGTTATTGCGACACTGCGATATATTGCGACAGCCCTATTTGACAACAGTGACTCTGTTACTTCTGTATTTGCACTACAATTTTAGGTTTTAATCATTGGACTTGAACTTGTACATTTGGAACATTTGGGTCTTCAGGTCTGATCTTTAATGGTGGGTCTGTTGGAGCTGTCTGGCTCTGTGGGACATTCCTCCTGATGTGTAGCTTCTTTTGTAGGAGATAGAGCTGTAAATGTGACCACTACTGTTTTAACTCCTACATATTAAGTTTTGCTGAATTGTCAATATAGATGTCATTTATGGAGAGATAACAACAGACTTAGTTAATGACTAACGTCTTCTTTGTTCAAATTTTCCACCTACTAAATACAATTTTCACCCACACAAAACATACATCTACCTAAACATGGTGCTTCATGACTAGCTGAACTGACCGTGCTTCCTTGTTGGAGGGGTGTATCCGTTTGGCCTTTGACTGCCTCGCAGAGGGAACGAGATGAGTTATGGTCTCAGTGTGTAATTTTAGTCTGGAGGAAGCTGTAGTAAAGGAAGTTTGGAGGAGGAAAAGCAGTGTCTTGGCTGAAGAGGAAAGGTGTCTGGTTGCAGAAACAATCCCAGCAGTTCtttcctcctgctccctctttgAACTTCCTTTGTTCGATTGTGAGGATGTGATGGGCTGGATTAATTCTTAACCCTGAATCTGAACAGACAGTCAGATTATAACGTTTTAAATCATGCACAGGGGACAAAAGTATCCTTGTTTACAACCATAACATTATATTTGAGGATTTCTTTGGATTAATTGGTGGAAATTCTCTGGTTTACTCATTGTGggtttttacatgtttgtttatttgtcctcAACAGGAGCGTTACAGTGGAAACCCGACTTTCTATGTCACAACTCCTTCAGAGGGAGCTCGGGCTCTCAGTCTGTCCTGATGTTTGTCTGCACATATCTGCTACAAGACCGCGACAGGTTCATTCCTCTAATCAGGCTTTTCTATCTgattcttttatattttttgctacTAAAGGTACATGTTTTCATGCAGACTGGATATCATTAAAAAGCTTTTTTAATGAGTGAAGTGCCTTTACAGTAAAACTGTATCGTCTGCATAACTTGTAGCGACTGTTCGTAAAATCATGGTCTTCCTGTATTTGGGAAACAGAGGTTAAAGTTCAAATCATGTTCAAATGGCTTCCATGTAATAAATCAAGTTGTTTAGAAATTGTGACACTTTTTATTAAACTTTTGACAACATGACACAAGAATCCCTAAAGAGagtccttttttttgtcaagttAGTAGCAGTTTTGAATTCTTGGACGAAACCAGTAACTTTACCTCACAGAACACTTTAgctgtttattatatttgtgttattttacagCTCTCTCACTAACCACCTGGCTGtgctaaatacttgattctgattggtcaaaaccccataacagtGTGTATTAACTCTGAATAGCAAATGGGACactagggacaacctgatcacacgtaaCAAATCAAGAAATTACAGTGCATCCCGGgtactgtttttaatttcacaaaACTTTGGCTGCCTGGtcagcagcaaagaaaaaaagaagagaggaggaaaaccgCTCTGAAACTAGTGAGGGATGctcaaacacacaaggagctgagtgaaagagacgaCTAACAAatttattaaaacagacatgaagcaaacacacaccacaacaAGGTATGAGCTTTGGAAGAGTTACAGGACTGactgagtgagaagaaaatgacAGCAGAGAAGTTGAGGAAGAGGAACTTACACAGGTGCTGCTGATATCTGCATCTTGTAAGAATGACAACtgtaaaattaatgaaaatgtcaattttttggcaggataaataaaaattacacACTGTCCAACTGGCAAAAATATTTATTGGCAACATTTCAGTCCTTGACCTTTGTCGGGCAAACAGTttgcagagacagggagaacCACTTCAAAAGGGTGTGGCTACCAGTCTGCACCTGATCAACGTCAAAGCATCAGATGTGGGTCAATAAAACATAATTGGAAATACAAAACGACAGCCTTctaactaaatacaaaaataacaaatgacaaatatgaaaaacaagCAATAAATTGTAATCtgatcaattaaaataaatggacAGACCAAAAATGGAAAAGAATCATAAACAGaatcaaataatcaaatatataaaGTTGGAACTTGATAGCTTTTCACTCACCCTGGTAGAGTAAAAGCCCGCCCTCTTTTTAATCAGATTCATTcccaaaaagtaaaaaaaactcagCTCTAACAGGCAAGGAGCTTTACATGTACTTAACTCAAGGATAGATAATCACCATAAGAGTTTAATCAGTTGGCTATCACTACATAAAAAATATTGATCTTGTCATTCCTCTCATACGCACCTGTCCCATGAAGTAGTAGTGTGAAGCCCTTTGCTCTTGAGCCATATgaacaaatcattttaaatcaagaaAATCATCTTTGAATCAACACTTAGCgtcaacttgtttgtatatttagCTGGTACCTGGATAATTGGATAATAAGCAAGATAATGTATtgtgagtgggtggttatgtGAAACAGAATCTCTTCAGGGTGGTCAGGACCCCTTCGCTCCATGAGACGGGGAGAGACAGGGCTCAGGTGTGCTGTCCATCCAACACTCTATTTGTGTTACAAACAaccacacaataaaaaaagttgacccatGCAGCAGTAGATGACCAACCCTGGTGTTCTGGCTCAggtgacagtgtttttttaaggttATACATTAAGTCCTGTTTCCACTGTACAGCGGTTAGTCTGGCCAGGATCAAATAAGAAAGACATTACATTTTGGATATTAAGAATAAACAAGACATCCAACGAAGCTCatctttattgttatattattcCACTATAACTAAAAACCAAtcacaaaatgcaaaaacatttcccaaaacaaaaatatgaaatgacaCAAAAATTGTGCAAAGAAGCAAATATATTTGATAGAAAGGAAAAAACATTACACTGACAATGAAAATATATTTCgtaaaaagggaaaatattaaatgaaatacacaaagatgtacaaaaaccaaacatatttcacttaatgcaaagaacaaaaaaaaaatctaaaatatttcataaaacatacaaaaaaaaaaaattctgtggcctttttttttattgtttcataaaatattcttggattttgggaaaaaaatcataaaatatcTTGTaagatgtgattttatttctttgagatatttgtgttattttagaTTTTCTTTTGCATTTAGTAAAAATAGCTAAAATGTTCATgtctggtgatttttttttttaatcaaaataggTGAAATGTTTTCGGAGTTCATTGACATGTATTTTCGTGGCGAAATGACTTTCAAGGCCACCTTACCAAGACCTCAAAGCCTATCAACATGTTCAGATGTTAAAATAGTCTTAGTTGTTTCACTTTATCTCCTATTGTCTTTAtttcaagaatcaagaatcaagaaatctttattgccaagtgagcttgcacacacaaggaatttgacgttgcgattggaacactggtacttaacaacaagacagtaaggacaataaatatataaacctaaaaactaacctGGGAAAttctaaataagaataaaaataaaaatactatctgtacaaagaaaggtatagaattacttttaagatttaaataaatgaattagccTAGGCCAGAGTGCAAATTTTagtggatgaatataataataaaaatgttatagaataaattacaatattgcacatggttgttGAGATATTGTACTTGAAGTCAaggattgcacatgtatgtgatgtatcacaggagtctttagagGTTTACTGTtgattgttttgtgtctctcccTCAAACACTTAAACACGTGTTTGTTAGTAAATACACTGCTGTATTGCTGTCAATGATTACAATACATTTTGTTACTCAGAAAAAAAGGACATATTCTTTAAGAGGATATGATGAAGCATTTATCAACAATGCATTGATCCATTAAGCTCTGGCAGCCCGCTCTAACGCGGAAGTAGGCGGGACTTGACGAGGTCGGTGTGATTTACGAGGTGCACTTGAATGCATCACCAGGGAGGAGTTAGCAGTGAAGTTTAGCCTAGCAGGAAACACTGAAGCTACCGCAGCAGCAGCGGTGCAGGAACAAGGAGCGGTTCTTACTTTTTAAACCGGGACTCAGACCTGATATTTCATCTGATACTGTATCTACTGATTTGTGGGAGTACTCATTTTGGAAGTGGTCGTGTTTTCCTGTTTGGACTTTGTATGAGGAGACTGACTGAAATACACTAACCGGAGCTCGGCTCGTCTCCAGCGGCTGTAACGATTAACTGTGGACATCAGCGGAGCGACGGCCGCTTCAAACCAGGTGAGCTGTGAGGGTttaatgtttacagcaggtcCCTAAAGGTGTTTGCGAGGCTCACACACAGGTGGGGAACACTAGGAAGTTAACATGTTCGTTACAGCCACCTGTTTTCTCCTCAACACCTGAACAGCTTCAAGTAGAGCTAGCTAAAGTTGTTTAGCCACACATCCTTCTCCTAATTGTTCACTTGCTAGCTGGCTAGTCTTCACCCTGAGACCAGAACCTGAGATCAGACCCTGAGACCAGACTCTGAGATCAGACTCTGAAGTCCTGTTTCACACACAAAGTTTACTGAACACTGAGATGAATCAGGGGGGATCTATCTACTGTGGCACACTTAAGTTTAGAGTAGTTTCATACATTTTAGTGGGTTAAATAATTGTAATACAATCATTGGCAAATATTACAATTGAGCTACCATCactcaaagcaaacaaaaagcacatttagACCAAAGCAAACTCTTATTTGGGACACTAACCAGGAAATAAACCACTACAGCTCCAGCTCCCCCTCTTTAGAAGTACTGATTTACTGTACTCCAGCCTGCTCTCAGTCTCTGTTACCTTTTGGCAGCTGTATAAGACACACCTGGCTGACAATCAAGACCAGTGTGAACCATGTTAGAGGATCAGAGCAAACTCTGTAGCAGTCTAGCATTTCTGAAGTCAGGTGATGTAGAGGAAAGTCTGATAAAGTCTACTTTGAGTGGGTAATAAATGAAGCCAAGAACACAGGACTTAAAGTCGGGGGTCAGAGGTGGGAGGGTTGTGAACATGCTGGTGAAGTATTTCACCTCTAAGTCAATTCAAGTAGATTTGTGAGAACTCATTATCCTTTTATGGCTAGCATGTGGTagaaaggaagaagggaagATAGAAAGGAAGATAAGAGACACTTCAGGGAACATTCAAACATACCCAACAAGATGCTAGTAGGAAACACAACAGGTGATAAAggtaccttttttaaaataaaacaaactagatgtaagaaagaaaagagacactGAAGGGTACCCCAGATCAGATCCGACCAGATGGAGAATATAGGCTACAGGATCTTAAAACATCCCCAGGATGTCACATAGACATAAAAATAGatgctcccaaacttttcagccagcgacccccaaaatataagtgccaaagACCTGTGAACCCctcgaagtggttaaatgttgcttcatacttcatacttgaaaatgagtttacctacatgcacatgtggctgtttcctgtgctgctgtgaattcacctgctgctactgatccttcAGTTAATGAACTGTTAGCTGGCcctaatcatagactgtataaataatggacgtagtatctgtgacgtcacccatctgtttctgaagcactgtttttatgccagctacagtgttccttactgtcaatcaagtcagctgtgcctctcattggaagactcgtaatctcaatatcttcgaaattgctgcattagaaaaaaaaatcgcccccgtacagtgtgtgctgatcaagaaatgagccatccagactacacttgtttttgtaccaggctgtaaacatgtttatttctgctgtaaagatcggcttttttgaattagtgtgtatgtggtttccggtacttccggagccagcctcaagaggatcctcgatgaaaAGAATTAATTTGGAGATAACCTGAACCTTGAATGTTTGAAATGATGCTAAGTTGACCTTAAAATAGACCCAACCAATGTTAGGACGAAAGCACACAGGACAGAGATTTACCTCCTTTATAACAGCCACAGTGGCAGGTAAGATAACGTGGTCCATAGTGTGTGTACAAACTTCTTAAAAACTACCTTGTTTTCACTGAGACTCTGCAAAGCGCTACGCTAACTTCACCCCGGACGACACATTTTCCATCGATCCATGGATCACATGCAGTCCGAACCGTGGGGAGGTGATCAGCTGCGATCCGTGACACAATTTAAGGACATCATGAAATATTTCAATAGAGTTATTATAAAATATGATCAAGTTAAGTGACTCAGTTGTCTTTCCGTCTGATGACTGTTATATTGGAGGTCTGGCGTAGTGCTTGCTCTGTAAAAGACAGTCCAGTAACAACCAAAGAACAAACAGTAGTGGAGTAAAGTCCACTTCCTTTGTATGTTAGTCATCCTCAGGTGTGAACCCCTGTCCTCTTTTATGctgcacacattttctgaacaaacatcCGTATAGTGGAGTTAACAGAGGGTATGTCCATCTTTAAAACATACACACCGCCCAACAGAGAGATGGGATGATTTGAGTTGAACTTCAATATTTGAGCATGATTTCATTATctcttttgttttatatttaaaaaatgtatttttttccaacattatTCATCTCATTTGTACAGAAATAGGTCGTGAACCTTCGCTAAACAGTACATCCAGGCTTAAATACAGCAGATATTAGCACACAGCTCAGCATGATTATGACTGTTTCCTCCAGAGAGACGTGAGTCCAGGAAAG
Encoded here:
- the LOC117829575 gene encoding BTB/POZ domain-containing protein KCTD21-like, with amino-acid sequence MLNLNSRVDNSNRNSLQDPVSLNVGGEIYTTTLGTLTRCQDSMLGAMFNGQIPVLRDNRGNVFIDRDGKVFRYILNYLRSSSLDLPDGFSELALLRREADFFQIRPLLEEIHQYEAKVPLSLRGGPLGAMIVVKVDSKVRVLHFNLRHGPENYELRTCSVRAFSVDLFCTWTAFLALLCEHFSYRTSQGVTSPHPCNPRQSRLKLDWVPRPEDLPQEQYDKQRYRGLTVSNPPEVNHSDDIMIRHWSPCEITDMQGFMEELLKVSLAEGFKVDLVIPDPAEVLCCSSLRLVKS